Proteins from a genomic interval of Papaver somniferum cultivar HN1 chromosome 4, ASM357369v1, whole genome shotgun sequence:
- the LOC113273269 gene encoding E3 ubiquitin-protein ligase UPL5-like, translated as MVARMRSTQYPDTWKDVDRLILTIESLCRDEQHHDGANATIVIDSVKHFIDMSLRFKTRNDNDAYVSHHIQIFVCAGAAAALVMLFLSPIRDNKECAEKAIQLILNPLADDEVKIELRTHFVPIILEFCILLFSKTSADNPLYISCGNTLRKTLETIHVDRSRCFNYAQGRVVIQGLSLFVSELGRKVIKGLEYSPQSAAASFLGDVSDFVAFSNPMCNAIEDGLGGMDHLPLCLTDLHSCYVMELRTLHLIFLEMLGKIDECLKKMEISAGEIRGKMDDSFRSGCGGQYLSILKALNILSEIYEGAEEKVQSVLRTRQVALDALVTNSSRNDDHLWILEHKDLISFECRRHLAMTLFPELKEDYTRLFEMLIDRDQLLAESFKYVSKADVKDLVGGRLFMEFKNEKATGHGVLREWFCLVCQAICNPRNGLFLACAEDNRRCFPNPAASDANPLHLEYFRFGGRVFALSLVYNVQIGILFDRTFFLQLAGAAVSLEDARDADPLFYSSCKKILEMDTDLINSDALSLTFVTEVEKLGSRKPVELCAGGNSIAVNSKNREAYVNLLIQHRFVKSVTDQVKAFSRGFSEMLCDASLLPFFFRSLEHEDLDQMLHGSDRALCVEDRKAHTKYNGYKSTDSQIIWFWKVHIYFYIFFQFATSAAYCVGNRILFTKLWNMFNPSTYRLCLPSYKSKSKMQESLQIITQEHLSCSFGLQ; from the coding sequence ATGGTTGCAAGGATGAGAAGCACTCAGTATCCTGACACATGGAAAGATGTTGACAGGTTAATCTTAACGATAGAGAGTCTGTGCAGAGATGAACAACATCATGATGGTGCAAATGCGACCATTGTTATTGATTCTGTGAAACACTTCATTGATATGTCTTTGAGATTCAAGACGAGAAATGATAATGACGCTTATGTTAGTCATCATATTCAGATATTTGTGTGTGCAGGTGCAGCAGCAGCTCTGGTTATGCTGTTTTTATCACCTATTAGAGATAACAAAGAGTGTGCTGAAAAGGCAATCCAACTCATTTTAAACCCTCTTGCCGATGATGAAGTAAAAATAGAATTACGAACTCATTTTGTTCCCATCATTTTAGAGTTTTGCATATTGCTTTTTAGTAAAACATCTGCTGACAATCCGCTTTATATTTCGTGCGGAAACACGCTTAGGAAAACCTTGGAGACTATTCACGTTGATAGGAGTAGATGTTTTAATTATGCTCAAGGAAGAGTTGTAATTCAGGGGTTGTCTCTGTTTGTGTCAGAGCTGGGACGTAAGGTCATCAAGGGTTTAGAGTATTCACCACAATCTGCTGCAGCGTCATTTTTAGGTGATGTTAGTGATTTTGTTGCATTTTCGAATCCCATGTGTAACGCAATCGAGGACGGGTTAGGCGGGATGGATCATCTACCTCTTTGTTTGACTGACTTGCACTCATGTTATGTCATGGAGCTCAGAACGCTTCATCTCATTTTCTTAGAAATGCTTGGAAAAATTGATGAATGCTTGAAGAAAATGGAGATTTCGGCTGGCGAAATTAGAGGGAAAATGGATGATAGTTTTCGGAGTGGGTGTGGTGGTCAATATCTTTCCATATTGAAGGCATTGAATATTCTATCTGAAATTTATGAAGGTGCTGAAGAAAAGGTTCAATCTGTTCTGCGGACAAGGCAGGTTGCGCTAGACGCTCTTGTTACGAATTCAAGCAGAAATGATGATCATCTTTGGATTCTTGAGcataaggatttgatatcttttGAATGCAGGAGGCACTTAGCGATGACGTTGTTTCCTGAGTTGAAAGAAGATTATACGCGTTTGTTTGAAATGCTTATCGACAGGGATCAGTTATTGGCAGAATCATTCAAGTATGTAAGTAAAGCCGATGTCAAAGATTTGGTTGGTGGTAGACTTTTCATGGAGTTTAAAAATGAGAAAGCGACTGGTCACGGCGTCTTGCGGGAGTGGTTTTGCTTGGTCTGTCAAGCAATATGCAATCCGCGAAACGGCCTATTTCTGGCTTGCGCAGAAGACAACAGAAGGTGCTTTCCTAATCCAGCAGCATCTGATGCCAACCCACTCCACCTTGAATATTTTCGCTTTGGTGGACGGGTATTTGCATTATCGTTGGTGTACAATGTGCAAATTGGAATCTTATTTGATCGCACATTTTTCTTGCAATTGGCCGGAGCGGCTGTTTCTCTGGAAGATGCGCGAGATGCTGATCCCTTATTCTATTCGAGCTGCAAGAAAATTCTGGAAATGGATACTGATTTGATAAATTCCGATGCTTTGAGTCTAACATTTGTTACAGAAGTCGAAAAGCTAGGGTCTAGAAAACCCGTGGAGCTCTGCGCAGGAGGAAATAGCATTGCGGTGAATAGCAAGAACCGAGAAGCGTATGTAAATCTCCTTATACAACACCGTTTTGTGAAATCGGTCACAGATCAAGTAAAAGCGTTTTCCAGAGGTTTTTCTGAAATGCTTTGTGATGCATCCCTGCTTCCTTTCTTTTTCCGGAGTTTAGAGCACGAAGATCTTGATCAAATGCTGCATGGAAGTGATAGAGCTCTATGCGTAGAGGACCGGAAGGCGCACACCAAGTATAATGGCTATAAATCAACTGATAGCCAAATCATCTGGTTTTGGAAGGTACATATATACTTCTATATATTCTTCCAGTTTGCAACGAGTGCTGCATATTGTGTAGGTAACCGAATTCTTTTCACTAAGCTCTGGAACATGTTTAATCCAAGTACTTACCGGTTATGTCTTCCGAGTTATAAATCCAAGTCTAAAATGCAGGAATCTCTTCAAATCATCACACAAGAACATTTGAGCTGCAGCTTTGGTTTACAATGA
- the LOC113274346 gene encoding MLO-like protein 1: protein MAGGGDDSRLDSLEYTPTWIVALVCSVFVFISLAVERLLHTLGKYLKKNNQKPLFEALQKIKEELMLLGFISLLLTVFQNRISKICISKSLTDHLLPCKKEVLEKSAHYQVGFISGIGRKLLASSANNDYCTKKGKVPLLSAEALHHLHIFIFVLAIVHVAFCVLTILFGGIKIRTWKHWEDSIAKDKYDTEKALNKVTHVRQHAFIKDHMLICGIDSWVLGWLYSFFKQFYESVTKSDYITLRLGFIMTHCSGNTKFDFHKYMVRALEDDFRKVVGISWYLWVFVVIFLLLNVEGWHTYFWIAFVPLFLLVAVGAKLQHVISQLAHEVAEKHVAVPGELVVQPSDKHFWFGRPRIVLFLIHFTLFQNAFEIAFFFWIWMETSLKKTVFHENVQEGLDAWAAKSRKRGLLAAANGSTQAGSSTAHIQLSITGQQQTTNGDGNLAQIEPFVPSTEHVEP, encoded by the exons atggCAGGAGGAGGAGATGATAGCAGGCTCGATTCATTAGAATATACACCAACATGGATTGTTGCATTAGtttgttctgtttttgtttttatatctCTTGCTGTTGAAAGACTCCTTCATACCCTTGGAAAG TATTTGAAGAAGAATAATCAAAAACCCCTTTTTGAAGCTTTACAGAAGATCAAGGAAG AATTGATGCTGCTAGGATTCATTTCACTATTGCTGACAGTATTCCAAAATAGAATCTCTAAAATCTGTATAAGCAAGAGTTTGACTGACCACTTGCTTCCATGTAAGAAGGAAGTTCTTGAAAAAAGTGCTCATTATCAAGTTGGCTTCATATCTGGTATTGGAAGAAAACTCTTGGCATCATCAGCTAACAATGATTACTGCACTAAAAAG GGAAAGGTTCCACTCTTGTCTGCTGAGGCATTGCATCATCTGCATATCTTTATATTTGTGTTGGCTATTGTTCATGTGGCATTTTGTGTTCTCACCATTCTTTTCGGCGGCATAAAG ATACGGACATGGAAGCACTGGGAGGATTCAATTGCGAAAGATAAATATGACACAGAGAAGG CGCTGAACAAGGTCACACATGTCCGTCAGCATGCTTTTATCAAGGACCATATGCTTATTTGTGGTATAGACTCGTGGGTACTGGGCTGGTTG TATTCTTTCTTCAAGCAATTTTATGAGTCTGTGACGAAATCAGACTACATCACATTGCGGCTAGGTTTCATTATG ACTCATTGCAGTGGAAACACGAAGTTCGATTTTCACAAGTACATGGTTCGAGCTCTAGAAGATGATTTTAGGAAAGTTGTGGGCATAAG TTGGTATCTTTGGGTATTTGTGGTCATTTTCTTGCTGCTGAATGTAGAAG GTTGGCATACATATTTCTGGATAGCTTTCGTTCCCCTCTTT CTCCTAGTTGCAGTAGGAGCAAAGCTGCAGCATGTTATTTCTCAATTGGCTCATGAAGTTGCTGAGAAACATGTAGCAGTACCAGGAGAGTTGGTGGTCCAGCCCTCAGACAAACACTTCTGGTTTGGTCGTCCCCGTATCGTCCTCTTCCTGATTCACTTCACCCTCTTTCAAAATGCTTTTGAAATTGCATTTTTCTTCTGGATATGG ATGGAAACTTCTCTCAAGAAGACTGTATTCCATGAGAACGTACAAGAAGGATTAGATGCCTGGGCTGCAAAATCGAGGAAAAGAGGTCTGCTAGCAGCTGCTAATGGTTCAACTCAAGCAGGTTCTTCTACCGCACATATTCAGCTGAGCATCACGGGCCAGCAACAAACCACAAATGGAGATGGTAATCTAGCACAAATTGAACCATTTGTACCATCAACCGAGCACGTTGAACCGTAG